The following are encoded in a window of Candidatus Microthrix parvicella Bio17-1 genomic DNA:
- a CDS encoding SulP family inorganic anion transporter, whose amino-acid sequence MNALQRWAPGLSTFRQYKRRWLRPDLVAGIVLAAILVPQGMAYAELAGLPPVTGLYTTIACLVAYAVFGPSKVLVLGPDSSVSPLILAAITPLVVTGDPSSAIVLAGMLAALVGILMIGLGLAKLGFVADLLSSEVRVGYLNGLAVTIIVGQLPKLFGFSTDADGFVDEVRLFLRGLDQTNRTTLITGLCVLIVLLVLPRLTTKVPAVLVAVAGATVASAVFDLAASEVTTVGVLPKGVPAPSLPWSGWSDVVPLLVGAVGITMVSLADTIATSSSFASRHNEEVDANQEMIGIGAANIAAGLFQGFSVSVSGSRTAVADQSGAKSQLTGLAGAGLVAALLLFLNGLLADLPQTALAAVIITAALSLMDLGALRRYAAIRPSSLVISLVAAVGVIILGVLQGIVIAIVLAILLFFRRNWWPHGAVLGNVPELGGWHSVAEHPSATQLPDVVVFRWEAPLFFANAGQFRDQVRNLAKERRPDWIVLQCEAITDIDVTAAEVLRDLDEELNNKGVHLSFVEMRDRLQVLVRAYGLNTTLDQEHFYPSLERALADVSSADGDIDP is encoded by the coding sequence GTGAACGCCCTACAACGCTGGGCTCCAGGGCTGAGTACCTTCCGACAGTACAAACGCAGGTGGCTGCGGCCCGACCTGGTGGCGGGCATCGTTTTGGCTGCCATTCTGGTACCGCAGGGCATGGCCTATGCCGAACTGGCCGGGCTGCCACCGGTGACCGGGCTGTACACGACGATCGCGTGTCTGGTGGCCTACGCGGTGTTTGGACCCTCGAAGGTGCTCGTGCTGGGGCCGGACTCGTCGGTGTCGCCGTTGATCCTGGCCGCCATCACGCCACTCGTCGTCACGGGAGACCCGTCGAGCGCGATCGTGCTGGCCGGGATGCTGGCCGCCCTCGTTGGAATCCTCATGATCGGGCTCGGGCTGGCCAAGCTCGGTTTCGTCGCGGACCTGCTCTCGAGCGAGGTCCGGGTTGGTTACCTCAACGGTTTGGCGGTGACCATCATCGTGGGCCAGTTGCCCAAGCTGTTCGGCTTTTCAACCGACGCCGACGGCTTCGTCGACGAGGTCCGTCTGTTTTTGCGCGGCCTCGATCAAACCAACCGCACAACCTTGATCACCGGGCTGTGTGTCCTGATCGTGCTGTTGGTGTTGCCGCGCTTGACCACCAAGGTGCCGGCGGTGCTGGTGGCCGTCGCCGGAGCCACGGTGGCTTCAGCAGTATTTGATCTCGCCGCTTCAGAGGTGACAACGGTTGGGGTGCTTCCCAAGGGTGTTCCCGCACCGTCGTTGCCCTGGAGCGGCTGGTCCGATGTGGTTCCGCTTCTCGTCGGGGCGGTGGGCATCACCATGGTGTCGCTCGCCGACACCATCGCCACCTCCAGCAGCTTCGCCTCCCGGCACAACGAGGAAGTCGATGCGAATCAGGAAATGATCGGCATCGGGGCGGCCAATATCGCTGCCGGGTTGTTCCAGGGTTTTTCCGTGTCGGTCAGCGGTTCCCGCACAGCGGTGGCCGATCAATCCGGCGCCAAGAGCCAGTTGACCGGCCTGGCCGGCGCCGGACTGGTCGCCGCTCTGCTGCTGTTCCTCAACGGTCTGTTGGCCGATTTGCCCCAGACCGCGCTCGCCGCCGTGATCATCACCGCTGCCCTATCGCTGATGGACCTGGGCGCCCTCCGTCGTTACGCCGCAATCCGTCCTTCGTCCCTGGTCATCAGCCTGGTAGCCGCCGTCGGCGTCATCATTCTGGGCGTCCTGCAGGGCATCGTTATCGCCATCGTGCTGGCTATTTTGTTGTTCTTCCGGCGCAACTGGTGGCCACATGGCGCGGTGCTGGGCAACGTCCCGGAGCTGGGTGGTTGGCACAGCGTGGCGGAGCACCCCTCCGCCACACAGCTGCCCGACGTCGTGGTGTTCCGATGGGAGGCACCGCTGTTCTTCGCCAACGCCGGACAGTTTCGTGACCAGGTGCGCAACCTCGCAAAGGAACGCCGGCCCGACTGGATCGTGCTGCAGTGCGAGGCCATCACCGACATCGACGTCACGGCAGCGGAGGTCCTGCGCGACCTCGACGAGGAATTGAACAACAAGGGCGTCCACCTGTCCTTTGTCGAGATGAGGGACAGGCTGCAGGTCCTGGTCCGCGCCTATGGCCTCAACACAACCCTGGATCAGGAGCACTTCTATCCCAGCCTCGAACGGGCGCTGGCCGATGTCTCCTCCGCCGACGGAGACATCGATCCGTGA
- a CDS encoding alpha/beta fold hydrolase, producing the protein MDRRTVGLAAGVVGVAAIATAVGLRLGGRRVRTRERPDIDPLLEPPTGLTHHEVPTSDGAILHVVEAGRGRPLVLLHGVTLQWWTWNPLFHLLSDRFRVIAWDMRGHGRSTTGHDGVTLDAIGRDLAEVLDHLNATDAIVMGHSMGGMALGRYAVDHRKHCLEHTSGLVFLATAATELTPHRVTPYLGAGAGALAGIAARSDLPVEHLWRPGDVSASLVRIAFGKNPSGVAIEAVRQMIVEVPAVTSIEAGRSILAHDLTDSLARYEGPALVIVGANDHLTAPRLARRLAALIPQAELVELPDVGHQVMQEAPRRLAQLIETFAATARAAHPRPATSPA; encoded by the coding sequence ATGGACCGAAGGACCGTTGGACTCGCAGCCGGCGTAGTGGGGGTTGCTGCAATCGCTACGGCTGTGGGGCTGCGGTTGGGCGGTCGCCGGGTTCGCACTCGCGAACGGCCCGACATCGACCCGTTGCTGGAACCGCCAACCGGCCTGACCCACCACGAGGTGCCGACCAGCGACGGCGCCATCCTCCACGTCGTCGAGGCGGGGCGAGGCCGACCGCTGGTACTGCTGCACGGCGTGACCCTGCAATGGTGGACGTGGAATCCGCTCTTCCATCTGTTGTCTGATCGATTTCGGGTGATCGCCTGGGACATGCGTGGTCACGGCCGGTCCACCACCGGCCACGACGGCGTCACCTTGGATGCCATCGGACGAGACCTGGCCGAAGTGCTGGATCATCTCAACGCCACCGACGCCATCGTGATGGGCCATTCAATGGGCGGCATGGCACTGGGGCGTTACGCGGTCGACCATCGAAAGCACTGCTTGGAGCACACATCCGGCCTGGTGTTTCTCGCCACCGCCGCCACCGAACTGACGCCCCACCGGGTCACGCCGTACCTCGGTGCCGGCGCCGGTGCGTTGGCTGGCATCGCCGCCCGTTCCGATCTCCCGGTCGAGCATCTATGGCGACCCGGTGACGTGTCGGCCTCGCTGGTTCGAATTGCCTTCGGTAAGAATCCTTCGGGTGTCGCCATCGAGGCGGTGCGCCAGATGATCGTCGAAGTTCCCGCCGTCACGTCGATCGAGGCGGGACGGTCCATCCTCGCCCACGACCTGACCGATTCGCTGGCCCGCTACGAGGGCCCGGCGCTGGTGATCGTCGGCGCCAACGATCACCTCACCGCACCGCGTCTGGCCCGCCGGTTGGCAGCATTGATCCCCCAGGCCGAACTGGTGGAGTTGCCCGACGTCGGACACCAAGTCATGCAGGAGGCACCCCGGCGCCTGGCCCAGCTGATCGAAACCTTCGCCGCTACCGCTCGCGCAGCGCACCCTCGGCCAGCAACTTCTCCAGCGTGA
- a CDS encoding response regulator transcription factor yields the protein MTRIVLVDDHQVLRDGIRRSLEDAGEEVVGEAGDGEEAVAVVAQTRPDVVLMDLEMPVLDGVESCKRILAQFPTTLVVVLTMHEDVARTRAALSAGAVAYLTKGTSMNEVIDAIRNVVAGETVLSVELAMSILRTADESGEVNDLLSDRQVEILQRIADGLSTKQVARELGISHKTVYNHLNAIYRRLDTQSLTHAVLSAVRKGIIHLDSEE from the coding sequence ATGACGAGAATTGTTTTGGTCGATGACCATCAGGTACTACGCGATGGCATCAGACGCAGCCTTGAAGACGCCGGTGAGGAGGTGGTGGGCGAGGCCGGTGATGGCGAGGAGGCGGTGGCAGTGGTGGCCCAAACCCGCCCCGATGTCGTGCTGATGGACCTGGAAATGCCGGTGTTGGACGGCGTGGAGTCGTGCAAACGCATTCTGGCGCAGTTTCCCACCACACTGGTGGTGGTCTTGACCATGCACGAGGACGTGGCACGCACGCGGGCCGCACTGTCGGCCGGAGCGGTTGCCTACCTCACCAAGGGCACGTCGATGAACGAGGTGATCGACGCTATTCGCAACGTGGTGGCGGGCGAGACGGTGTTGTCGGTGGAACTGGCAATGTCGATACTGAGGACGGCAGATGAGAGCGGCGAGGTCAACGACCTTCTTTCGGATCGGCAGGTCGAGATCTTGCAGCGCATTGCGGATGGGTTGAGCACGAAGCAGGTTGCTCGTGAATTGGGGATTTCCCATAAGACGGTGTACAACCACCTCAATGCCATCTACCGCCGGTTGGATACTCAGAGCCTGACCCACGCCGTGCTCTCGGCGGTGCGCAAAGGCATCATTCACCTTGATTCAGAAGAGTGA
- a CDS encoding alpha/beta fold hydrolase encodes MSDTSTVPPADDDEQAPRPITEAVAGAFAGARRPDRRRRVNSSGVNISVVEWGDADGPPLLMAHGGFDFAETLNGFAPLLADAGWRVVSWDQRGHGDSDHADLYSFQADIRDAAAVLHSTTDRAIPWIGHSKGGVLTMQLSEVMPHRVSHLINLDGLPSRRFVPDVAEQRNAMMSEAALAWLNHRASLEGKQRRPGTIEGLARRRARMNIRMSPEWLQYLVTVGAREDDDGWRWKIDPTLRMGGLGPWRPEWSMARLPALGVPFLGVLGLELEEMGWGTRPGDVDAYLPPGARFETLDGVGHFVHIEAPELVADMIGEFLS; translated from the coding sequence GTGAGCGATACCTCAACAGTCCCACCCGCCGACGACGATGAGCAGGCGCCCCGTCCCATCACGGAGGCGGTGGCCGGCGCATTTGCGGGTGCCCGGCGCCCCGACCGGCGCCGACGGGTGAACTCCTCCGGTGTGAACATTTCGGTGGTGGAGTGGGGTGACGCCGATGGTCCCCCGCTGTTGATGGCCCACGGCGGCTTCGACTTCGCCGAGACGCTCAACGGGTTTGCCCCACTACTTGCCGACGCCGGATGGCGGGTGGTCAGTTGGGATCAGCGCGGTCATGGTGACTCTGACCATGCCGACCTGTACTCCTTTCAGGCCGACATCCGCGACGCAGCCGCGGTGCTGCACAGCACCACCGATCGGGCAATCCCCTGGATTGGCCACTCCAAGGGCGGCGTGCTCACCATGCAGCTCTCCGAGGTGATGCCCCACCGCGTCAGCCACCTGATCAACCTCGATGGTCTGCCGTCGAGGCGCTTCGTTCCCGACGTGGCCGAACAGCGCAACGCCATGATGTCCGAGGCGGCACTGGCCTGGCTCAACCACCGGGCATCGCTTGAAGGCAAGCAGCGACGGCCCGGCACCATCGAGGGTCTGGCCCGGCGGCGCGCCCGCATGAACATCCGCATGAGCCCCGAATGGTTGCAGTACCTCGTGACCGTTGGAGCGCGAGAAGACGACGATGGGTGGCGCTGGAAGATCGATCCCACGCTGCGGATGGGCGGACTGGGGCCGTGGCGGCCCGAGTGGTCGATGGCTCGGCTGCCAGCTTTGGGTGTGCCCTTTCTTGGGGTGCTCGGCTTGGAACTGGAGGAGATGGGCTGGGGAACCCGGCCGGGCGACGTCGATGCCTACCTGCCCCCCGGCGCCCGCTTCGAGACGCTCGATGGCGTCGGTCATTTTGTTCACATCGAGGCCCCTGAGCTGGTGGCCGACATGATTGGAGAGTTTCTGTCGTGA
- a CDS encoding alpha/beta fold hydrolase, producing MSRSSAPSPVPTMISHGRISLALHRLVDGEGPNLLLLHGLGEATPEAPPTQVAQSWQGPIYGLDFTGHGDSSIPRGGGYTSETLVADADAALRHVGSAVLVGRGLGAYVALLLAGLRSAQVPGVVLSDGPGIAGGGTEPGSPSIVAPAEQWAGTPDPWALTDLATDVRPQDYAQAFARFVLTAHPNRHPLWVCAHVRPPWLEAVVDEAGVLEGSIPDALTDLERDLA from the coding sequence GTGAGCCGTTCCTCAGCACCTTCGCCGGTTCCCACCATGATCAGCCACGGACGTATCAGCCTGGCGCTGCACCGTCTGGTGGACGGTGAGGGTCCCAACCTGCTGTTGCTCCACGGCCTGGGCGAAGCCACACCTGAAGCGCCACCGACCCAGGTGGCTCAATCCTGGCAGGGTCCGATCTACGGGTTGGATTTCACAGGCCATGGAGACTCCTCGATACCTCGCGGCGGGGGTTACACCTCCGAGACCCTGGTGGCCGATGCCGACGCGGCCCTACGCCACGTCGGCTCGGCGGTTCTCGTCGGGCGCGGGCTGGGCGCCTACGTGGCGCTGCTGCTGGCCGGGCTCCGCTCAGCCCAGGTGCCAGGCGTGGTGTTGTCGGACGGTCCGGGTATCGCCGGTGGTGGCACCGAACCGGGCAGCCCTTCGATCGTTGCCCCGGCGGAGCAGTGGGCGGGCACCCCCGATCCTTGGGCACTCACCGACCTGGCCACCGACGTGCGCCCACAGGACTACGCCCAGGCCTTCGCTCGGTTCGTGCTGACTGCACATCCAAACCGGCACCCGCTGTGGGTATGCGCCCACGTGCGCCCCCCATGGCTGGAGGCGGTGGTTGACGAGGCCGGCGTGTTGGAGGGATCGATCCCCGACGCCCTCACCGACCTGGAACGCGACCTGGCCTAA
- a CDS encoding GAF domain-containing sensor histidine kinase: MSALSETNDLLSALNSIARTLPDSLNMRDAIDSVRQQLLESFQPQVMALLERDSSGAWTPRLVEGTQFSLNTETEELPEPLAMAVDQFAPVLWPSLEGEQGLNEGSSSGMYTALRARDELVGVLGIETTRPVGYGQREANLLSGLADLAALTLDNSRRFGHLRILGAQNERTRIACDLHDRLGQWLTYFKMELERVSSRSDHDLELLRLSWEAAEALDELRETLRELRSEVNDQRTFVGEAKELIVRLERRSGLSVSLVVVNPGQTLTPPVETEMLRIMQESLNNVEKHAKASIVSITWNVTQGVGALTVADNGKGFERCQSARDNSYGLMGMRERADAIGARINISSDLGVGTTVTVSTADLHSKGPHT; the protein is encoded by the coding sequence GTGAGCGCGCTCAGTGAAACCAACGACCTGTTGAGCGCGCTCAACTCCATCGCCAGAACGCTGCCCGACTCGCTCAACATGCGCGATGCGATCGACTCGGTGCGTCAACAGCTGTTGGAGAGCTTTCAACCGCAGGTGATGGCTTTGCTGGAGCGAGACTCCTCCGGGGCGTGGACGCCGCGTCTCGTCGAGGGAACTCAGTTCTCGCTCAATACCGAGACGGAAGAACTGCCGGAGCCGTTGGCCATGGCAGTCGATCAATTCGCTCCTGTCCTGTGGCCTTCGTTGGAGGGAGAACAGGGTCTGAACGAAGGCTCCTCCAGTGGCATGTACACCGCGTTGAGGGCGCGCGATGAACTGGTCGGTGTACTGGGTATCGAGACGACCCGCCCCGTCGGATACGGGCAGCGGGAGGCCAATCTGTTGTCGGGCCTGGCCGACCTGGCAGCGCTCACCTTGGACAACTCTCGACGATTTGGGCACCTTCGCATCTTGGGGGCTCAAAATGAACGGACCAGGATTGCTTGCGATCTGCACGATCGGCTTGGCCAATGGCTCACGTACTTCAAGATGGAGCTGGAGCGCGTCAGTAGCCGCTCCGACCATGACCTGGAGCTGCTCCGGCTGAGCTGGGAAGCGGCCGAAGCGCTCGACGAACTGCGGGAAACCCTGCGCGAGCTCCGGTCGGAGGTCAACGACCAACGCACCTTTGTGGGGGAGGCGAAGGAGTTGATCGTCAGGCTGGAAAGGCGGAGCGGTCTCTCGGTGAGCCTCGTCGTTGTCAACCCCGGCCAGACGTTGACCCCTCCGGTTGAGACCGAGATGCTTCGCATCATGCAGGAATCGCTGAACAACGTGGAGAAGCACGCCAAGGCCTCGATCGTATCGATCACGTGGAACGTGACTCAAGGAGTTGGCGCCCTGACCGTTGCTGATAACGGCAAGGGTTTTGAAAGGTGCCAGAGTGCGCGCGACAACTCATATGGTTTGATGGGAATGCGAGAACGAGCGGATGCCATCGGTGCTCGCATCAACATCTCCAGCGACCTCGGGGTGGGCACCACGGTTACCGTTTCTACGGCCGATCTTCATTCGAAAGGACCTCATACATGA
- the xseB gene encoding exodeoxyribonuclease VII small subunit: MSDTDAPATGDEDVVNPADAQMGWADAMSELSTILAELERDDVDLDVLADRVERAAWLIAVCRDRIAGTRLRVDELVSELAQDDLTE; encoded by the coding sequence ATGAGCGACACCGATGCCCCAGCGACCGGCGATGAGGACGTCGTCAACCCAGCCGACGCACAGATGGGGTGGGCCGATGCGATGAGCGAACTGTCCACGATCCTTGCCGAACTTGAACGAGACGATGTCGATCTTGACGTGCTTGCCGACCGGGTGGAGCGGGCAGCCTGGTTGATCGCAGTGTGTCGGGACCGAATCGCCGGCACTCGGCTGCGGGTGGACGAGTTGGTATCTGAGTTGGCTCAGGATGACTTGACCGAATGA
- a CDS encoding AIM24 family protein, whose product MTTPAAWYPDPSDASQQRYWDGTQWTQHTRSATAGETQGSAPQETQANPQAQAEQAQVAQPAGAAAPTSAPGAAASVAGIQTDLLTDERYAEVGSNQRVIKQNSRLLKVVLGDDVLAKQGSMVAVQGRIDFDHEGAGLGKFMKKAVTGEGLPLMRCKGQGELFLADRGNQVHIIHLNGAGLTANGRNILAFEPALSWDIERVKGAGMTAGGMFNTRLEGTGWVAITTDGDPVVLRTDAPTFVDTDAVVAWSSNLQTSLNRTMKAKAAIGLGSGEAVQLTFQGDGIVIVQPSEGRIVTA is encoded by the coding sequence ATGACCACCCCTGCCGCTTGGTACCCAGACCCTTCCGACGCCTCTCAACAGCGCTACTGGGATGGCACCCAGTGGACCCAGCACACGCGGTCTGCAACGGCCGGCGAAACCCAAGGATCTGCGCCGCAAGAGACACAGGCGAACCCGCAGGCTCAGGCCGAGCAGGCCCAGGTCGCTCAACCTGCCGGGGCAGCGGCGCCGACGTCAGCGCCAGGGGCAGCGGCTTCGGTGGCTGGTATTCAGACCGACCTGCTGACCGATGAACGCTACGCCGAGGTGGGGTCGAACCAACGGGTCATCAAGCAAAACAGCCGCCTGCTGAAGGTGGTGCTTGGTGATGACGTGCTGGCCAAACAGGGCTCCATGGTGGCCGTGCAGGGCCGAATCGACTTCGATCACGAGGGCGCAGGCCTGGGCAAGTTTATGAAGAAGGCGGTCACCGGTGAGGGCCTGCCGCTGATGCGCTGCAAGGGCCAGGGGGAGTTGTTCCTGGCCGATCGGGGCAATCAGGTGCACATCATCCACCTGAACGGCGCCGGGCTCACCGCCAACGGTCGCAACATCCTGGCCTTCGAGCCGGCGCTCAGCTGGGACATCGAGCGGGTCAAGGGCGCCGGCATGACCGCCGGTGGCATGTTCAATACCCGGCTTGAGGGTACCGGCTGGGTGGCCATCACCACCGACGGTGACCCTGTGGTGCTTCGCACCGATGCGCCCACGTTTGTCGACACCGACGCCGTGGTGGCGTGGAGCTCCAACCTGCAGACCAGCCTGAACCGCACCATGAAGGCCAAGGCCGCCATCGGTCTCGGCTCCGGAGAGGCGGTGCAGCTCACGTTCCAGGGCGACGGCATCGTCATCGTGCAGCCGTCCGAGGGCCGAATCGTCACCGCCTGA
- a CDS encoding CYTH and CHAD domain-containing protein: MEIETKLVPPPGFVVPDLSGAVEGLGFAGSGTDDVKALCLVARYFDTEDLALARSSITLRHRTGPEGARWTVKLPARSRKEHHLARREIDVDAPATEPPPEVQRLLAAQLRGRTLHVVAELVTTRLTQRLEAPDGTGVVEIVTDHVCGTSADGRVLEFDEIEVEQLHGRGAKQARRAVVAALRNAGCRRGRQLPKLMRVLDAEGLGPPDVVLPRLTSDPNVSDAVGYALARSVDQILFHDPRVRLGGNDEDLHQFRVALRRLRSDLSTFAALLDMASADSLRHELGWLAGTTSARRDLDVLRARLAKERDEVAPQDVAALEELLCRCDEQSQLAYGIILEALTSERYLNLLDVLVDSVREFVNRTQPTVDDAETKQHLRRLVRRRWRKLNRRVHRLASGPTPHALHRTRIITKRYRAAVQAAAPILGPGSARLDRKLGGLQDVLGDIHDYEVAQAWLRSAAAEQPSTALVAGQMIASLRADSKRRWSEWPEAWQRVRQQRHRLRR; this comes from the coding sequence ATGGAAATCGAGACAAAACTCGTTCCGCCGCCCGGCTTCGTTGTGCCCGACCTGTCAGGCGCGGTCGAGGGGCTCGGTTTCGCTGGGAGCGGCACCGACGATGTCAAAGCGTTGTGCCTCGTCGCCCGCTACTTCGACACCGAGGACCTGGCGCTGGCCCGCTCCTCGATCACGCTGCGGCACAGGACGGGTCCCGAAGGTGCCCGGTGGACCGTCAAGCTACCGGCGCGGTCACGAAAGGAGCACCATCTTGCGCGACGAGAGATCGACGTCGATGCACCAGCCACGGAGCCACCCCCGGAAGTGCAGCGGCTCCTGGCCGCTCAGCTGCGGGGCCGAACGCTCCACGTGGTGGCGGAGCTGGTCACCACACGACTGACCCAACGCCTGGAGGCTCCGGATGGCACCGGGGTGGTCGAGATCGTCACCGATCACGTCTGTGGAACAAGTGCCGATGGCCGGGTGCTCGAGTTTGACGAGATCGAGGTTGAGCAACTGCACGGTCGCGGCGCCAAGCAGGCCCGCCGGGCTGTGGTGGCAGCGCTTCGCAACGCCGGTTGTCGGCGTGGTCGGCAACTCCCGAAGCTGATGCGGGTGTTGGACGCCGAAGGCCTTGGACCGCCCGACGTGGTCCTGCCGAGACTGACATCCGACCCCAACGTGTCCGATGCGGTCGGTTACGCCCTGGCCCGCTCGGTCGACCAAATCCTGTTCCACGACCCCCGAGTCCGCCTCGGCGGCAACGACGAAGACCTCCACCAGTTCCGGGTGGCGCTTCGCCGACTGCGGTCGGACCTGTCCACGTTCGCCGCCCTGCTCGACATGGCGTCGGCCGACTCGCTTCGTCACGAACTCGGGTGGCTGGCGGGCACGACAAGCGCCAGGCGGGACCTGGATGTCCTTCGCGCCCGCCTGGCGAAGGAACGGGACGAGGTGGCCCCACAGGATGTCGCAGCGCTTGAAGAGTTGCTCTGCCGCTGCGACGAGCAGTCCCAGCTGGCCTACGGAATCATTCTCGAAGCACTCACGAGCGAGCGGTACCTGAACCTGCTCGACGTGCTGGTTGATTCCGTCCGGGAATTCGTCAATCGAACGCAGCCAACGGTCGATGACGCCGAAACCAAACAACACCTCAGGCGGCTGGTGCGGCGACGATGGAGGAAGCTCAACCGTCGGGTTCACCGTCTCGCCTCTGGCCCAACCCCACATGCGCTGCACCGAACCCGCATCATCACCAAGCGATACAGGGCAGCCGTGCAGGCGGCCGCGCCGATCCTCGGGCCAGGTTCGGCCCGGCTCGATCGGAAACTCGGTGGATTGCAGGATGTCCTTGGCGACATCCACGACTACGAGGTGGCTCAGGCCTGGCTCCGAAGCGCTGCGGCCGAACAACCATCGACGGCACTCGTGGCGGGTCAGATGATCGCCTCACTCCGGGCCGATTCGAAACGCCGGTGGAGCGAATGGCCGGAGGCGTGGCAACGAGTCAGACAACAACGTCACCGTCTCCGCCGGTGA
- a CDS encoding peptide chain release factor 3, producing the protein MSDVLNEAARRRTFAIISHPDAGKTTLTEKFLLYGGALAVEAGSVKGKGGRRSATSDWMAMEQQRGISITSTVLQFNYRNCVVNLLDTPGHRDFSEDTYRVLAGCDGAIMVLDAAKGIEPQTLKLFEVCRDRGLPLLSFVNKWDRPAREPLEVLDDIESQLGLIPTPVTWPVGADTDFRGVIDRRDGSYTRYTRTTGGARVAPEEDVDPARAEELDGMLWQQATEELGLLDEVGSEFDVETFLAGITTPTLFGSAMTNFGVRKLLDAVIDLVPSPRPRVTADGGARQLEAPLSGFVFKVQANTDKAHRDRVAYVRICSGRFERGDVAIHARTGKPFATKYAHTAFGSDRETVEEAYPGDVVGLVNATDLRVGDTLYIDEPVEFPSIPAFAPEHFRVARPADVSRFKQFRRGINQLDEEGVVQVLRDIDLGDQAPTLAAVGPMQFDVAKWRLEQEFGAPTLLESTPYQVARRTDAESALPLRQMSGVTVLERSDGVLLALFESPYWLDRVIADQPELTLEKLLAEGALRER; encoded by the coding sequence ATGTCCGACGTTCTCAACGAAGCGGCCCGACGTCGCACGTTCGCCATCATCTCCCATCCCGACGCTGGTAAGACCACGCTGACCGAGAAGTTTCTGCTGTATGGCGGTGCGCTCGCGGTGGAAGCCGGATCGGTCAAGGGCAAGGGCGGCCGTCGGTCGGCCACCTCCGACTGGATGGCGATGGAGCAGCAGCGAGGTATCTCGATCACCTCAACCGTGTTGCAGTTCAACTATCGAAACTGCGTGGTCAACCTGCTGGACACCCCCGGGCACCGCGACTTCTCCGAAGACACCTATCGGGTGTTGGCAGGGTGCGACGGCGCCATCATGGTGCTCGATGCCGCCAAGGGAATTGAGCCACAGACGCTCAAACTGTTCGAAGTTTGTCGTGACAGGGGGCTTCCACTTCTCAGCTTCGTCAACAAATGGGATCGACCGGCACGCGAGCCCCTGGAGGTCCTGGACGACATCGAGAGTCAGTTGGGCCTGATCCCCACGCCTGTCACCTGGCCGGTCGGCGCCGACACCGACTTTCGAGGCGTCATCGACCGTCGCGACGGCTCCTACACCCGGTACACCCGGACCACCGGCGGTGCGCGGGTGGCACCGGAAGAGGACGTCGACCCCGCTCGGGCCGAGGAGTTGGACGGCATGCTGTGGCAGCAGGCCACCGAGGAGCTCGGGCTGCTGGACGAGGTGGGATCCGAGTTCGACGTGGAGACGTTTCTGGCCGGTATCACCACGCCGACGCTGTTCGGGTCGGCCATGACCAACTTTGGCGTGCGCAAGTTGCTTGACGCCGTGATCGACCTGGTGCCGTCGCCTCGCCCACGGGTCACCGCCGATGGCGGTGCCCGACAACTTGAGGCCCCGCTGTCCGGGTTCGTGTTCAAGGTTCAGGCCAACACCGACAAGGCCCATCGCGATCGTGTGGCCTATGTTCGAATCTGCTCGGGTCGTTTCGAGCGTGGCGATGTTGCCATCCACGCTCGCACCGGGAAGCCATTCGCCACCAAGTACGCCCATACCGCGTTTGGGTCCGATCGTGAGACGGTCGAGGAGGCCTACCCTGGCGACGTGGTGGGCCTGGTAAACGCTACGGATCTGCGGGTGGGTGACACGCTGTACATCGACGAGCCGGTGGAATTTCCATCGATCCCGGCCTTCGCCCCCGAACACTTTCGTGTGGCCCGACCGGCCGATGTCAGCCGCTTCAAGCAGTTTCGGCGGGGTATCAACCAACTGGACGAGGAGGGTGTTGTTCAGGTGCTGCGCGACATCGACCTGGGTGACCAGGCACCGACGCTGGCAGCGGTGGGACCGATGCAGTTCGATGTGGCCAAGTGGCGGCTGGAGCAGGAGTTCGGCGCTCCGACGTTGTTGGAGTCCACGCCCTATCAGGTGGCCCGACGCACCGATGCCGAGTCGGCGCTACCGCTGCGCCAAATGTCGGGGGTGACCGTGCTGGAGCGGTCCGACGGCGTCCTGCTGGCCTTGTTCGAGAGCCCGTACTGGCTGGATCGGGTGATCGCCGACCAACCGGAACTCACGCTGGAGAAGTTGCTGGCCGAGGGTGCGCTGCGCGAGCGGTAG